The proteins below are encoded in one region of Fibrella aestuarina BUZ 2:
- a CDS encoding mercuric reductase, with product MAAHTPRRYDAIIIGVGQAGKPLAMALAKAGRSVAVIERKWVGGTCINYGCTPTKTLLASAQAAYEARRLSEYGVRAGKVAVDFAAVIARKNAMVDQFRGGIEASFAKTKHLTLVYGEAYFADTKTVVVHDKNGKEQRLTADQIFINCGTRPATPPIPGLDTVDWLTSTTLMDVPELPRHLVIIGGGYIGVEFSQMFRRFGSKVTILVRDGHLLPHEDPDISEALAQILTYEGINIRYNTAVTQVRQPGATTIKLTLTTDEQRHTLTGSHLLVAVGTTPNSDTLNLEAAGVKTDEKGFIQVNDRLETTQPGIYALGDIKGGPAFTHIAYDDYRVVKQNLLDGGKASIANRPVPYTVFTDPQLGRIGLTEQEAKKQGKQVRVASMPMSQVARAIETSHTNGLMKVLVDADTDQLLGAAILGMEGGELMTMLQLAMMGQLPYQRLRDAIFAHPTLAESFNNLFTTLD from the coding sequence ATGGCAGCACACACTCCCCGGCGCTACGACGCTATCATCATCGGCGTTGGTCAGGCCGGTAAACCACTGGCCATGGCGCTTGCCAAAGCGGGCCGTTCGGTAGCCGTTATTGAACGGAAATGGGTGGGCGGCACCTGCATTAATTACGGCTGTACGCCCACCAAAACCCTACTAGCGTCGGCGCAGGCCGCTTACGAGGCACGCCGTCTGAGCGAATACGGTGTTCGAGCCGGTAAGGTGGCGGTCGACTTTGCGGCGGTGATCGCCCGGAAGAATGCGATGGTGGACCAATTCCGGGGCGGTATCGAAGCGTCGTTTGCGAAAACCAAACACCTGACCCTGGTCTATGGGGAGGCCTATTTTGCCGATACTAAAACCGTAGTGGTGCATGATAAGAATGGCAAGGAGCAGCGGCTAACGGCCGACCAGATCTTTATCAACTGCGGTACGCGCCCCGCCACCCCACCCATACCGGGGCTGGACACGGTCGACTGGCTGACGTCGACCACGCTGATGGACGTACCTGAGCTGCCCAGGCACCTGGTGATTATTGGCGGCGGCTACATTGGCGTCGAGTTCAGCCAGATGTTCCGTCGGTTTGGGAGCAAGGTTACGATCCTGGTCCGGGACGGGCATCTGCTGCCCCATGAGGATCCGGATATCAGCGAGGCACTCGCCCAGATTCTGACTTACGAAGGCATAAATATTCGGTACAACACGGCGGTCACGCAGGTACGTCAACCCGGCGCAACAACGATCAAGCTGACTTTGACTACCGATGAGCAGCGCCATACGCTGACGGGTTCGCATCTGCTGGTGGCGGTGGGGACAACGCCCAACTCTGATACGCTCAACCTGGAAGCGGCAGGCGTGAAAACCGACGAGAAAGGGTTCATTCAGGTTAACGATCGGCTCGAAACGACGCAGCCTGGCATTTACGCGCTGGGCGACATCAAAGGCGGCCCGGCCTTCACCCACATTGCCTACGACGACTACCGGGTTGTTAAACAGAACTTGCTCGATGGCGGCAAGGCCAGCATTGCCAACCGCCCGGTGCCCTATACGGTCTTCACTGATCCGCAGTTGGGGCGGATCGGCCTGACAGAACAGGAAGCCAAAAAACAGGGAAAACAGGTACGGGTGGCGAGCATGCCCATGAGCCAGGTGGCGCGGGCCATCGAAACGAGTCATACCAACGGCCTGATGAAAGTGCTGGTCGATGCCGATACCGACCAACTGCTTGGTGCCGCCATACTTGGCATGGAAGGCGGCGAGCTGATGACGATGCTTCAACTGGCTATGATGGGGCAACTGCCCTACCAGCGGTTGCGCGATGCCATTTTCGCTCATCCAACCCTGGCCGAATCGTTCAATAATCTCTTCACGACGCTCGATTGA
- a CDS encoding SusC/RagA family TonB-linked outer membrane protein produces MNEDVPRRRWDRLFLSILFSLVLYCPGLLAQSGDRTISGTVRDEKGQGLPGVNVVIKGSQKGASTDVDGNYRITVADRTDGQTTILQFSFIGYVSQEVPIGSQSTVDVQLKEEAQSLTEVVVVGYGAQKKSDLTGAVSTVSAKEISRLPLIGVDQALQGKAPGVRVTQNTGAPGEGVSVRIRGTGSINDNNPLYIVDGIPTKDAFSILTPSDIESITILKDASSSAIYGARAANGVVLITTKKGAVGSTRISFNAYTGLQQHGRLIPMANTDEYVRIYNEAANNDNAEFTNPSLFRKLITPEIQATLPNTDWQKEIFRVAPINNYQLSFSGGTASSRYLISGSYFDQQGIVLNSGYRRYSLKANIDADVAGFIKIGTNLNLTYGERDIVPSSGDGYGGNGGSVVRYALFRTPAIPVYDPTTGNFSDLPARTDLFGDGYNPVGLALKQDNKERQYRAFGNLYGQFQLGKNLIFRTDGGLDLGILNRKRFNENWGTNGRINSPATLTENIGTSTNLTWNNTLNYLKQFGDGHDLSVLVGTEAIRNVGRDLTGSDRAFIDQDPNLRYLGRGADPTGRNTYAGDSRWKLFSLFGRVNYNYKGKYLASANFRRDGSSRFPADNRYANFYSGSLGWNIDQEDFFRALQPTMSILKLRASIGQLGNQEIGNYPYASIVTQGFNYPFGESPAQQPGYTVTSRGNTNVKWETSTQTDVGLDMGFLNNRLQATIDYFLKQTSDILLPVPVPRSGGTAGAPYVNAGRVQNQGVELEITYRNRVRELNYDINANVSYIKNKVLSLGNGQPIPGGRIDNGVFATLTEQGYPIGSFYLLTQDGIFQNQADIFTSAFQGNDIRPGDVKFRDLNNDGVINQLDRSHVGSPIPPLVYGATANLQWRNIDLSVFVQGVSGNQVYYQVATDIEGFYRSFNVTKRVVDEHWTGEGTSNTQPRVSWRGATNNKLPSTRFLEDGSFTRIKNVQIGYSLPASLVRKWRMTSARIYLSGQNLLTFTKYPGMDPEQQSSDNLNNEQFRGDVAVGIDWGTYPISRIYTLGINVNF; encoded by the coding sequence ATGAATGAAGATGTACCTCGCCGCCGCTGGGACCGGCTTTTCCTGTCTATTCTCTTTAGTCTAGTCTTATATTGCCCGGGCCTGTTGGCGCAGTCGGGCGACCGGACCATTTCGGGTACCGTGCGCGACGAAAAAGGGCAGGGGCTACCAGGTGTTAATGTGGTCATTAAAGGGTCGCAGAAAGGTGCCAGCACCGATGTCGACGGCAACTACCGCATCACCGTCGCTGACCGTACCGACGGGCAGACTACGATCCTCCAGTTCTCGTTCATTGGGTACGTTAGCCAGGAGGTACCCATCGGCTCGCAGTCGACCGTCGACGTACAACTGAAGGAAGAGGCGCAATCATTGACAGAAGTAGTGGTGGTTGGCTACGGCGCCCAGAAAAAATCGGACCTCACGGGGGCTGTTTCGACGGTGAGTGCCAAAGAGATCAGCCGGTTGCCACTGATTGGCGTCGATCAGGCCTTGCAGGGGAAAGCACCGGGGGTACGGGTTACGCAGAACACCGGCGCACCCGGCGAGGGTGTATCCGTCCGGATTCGTGGTACGGGCAGCATCAACGACAACAACCCGCTGTACATCGTCGACGGCATCCCGACCAAAGATGCGTTCAGTATCCTGACGCCCAGCGACATCGAAAGCATCACGATCCTGAAAGATGCTTCATCGTCGGCGATCTACGGCGCACGGGCCGCCAACGGTGTCGTGCTGATTACGACCAAAAAGGGAGCCGTCGGTTCGACCCGGATCAGCTTCAACGCCTACACGGGTCTGCAACAGCATGGCCGCCTGATTCCGATGGCCAATACGGATGAGTACGTTCGGATTTACAACGAAGCCGCCAACAACGACAACGCCGAGTTTACCAATCCCAGCCTGTTCCGAAAACTCATCACGCCCGAGATTCAAGCCACGCTACCCAACACCGACTGGCAGAAGGAGATTTTCCGCGTAGCCCCCATCAACAACTACCAACTGTCGTTCAGTGGGGGGACGGCATCGTCGCGCTACCTCATCAGCGGGTCGTATTTTGATCAGCAGGGGATTGTGCTCAACTCGGGCTACCGGCGCTATTCGCTCAAAGCCAACATCGACGCCGACGTCGCCGGTTTTATCAAAATCGGCACGAACCTGAACCTGACCTACGGCGAGCGCGACATCGTCCCGTCGTCGGGCGATGGCTACGGCGGTAACGGTGGGAGCGTGGTGCGGTATGCGTTGTTTCGCACGCCCGCCATCCCGGTGTACGATCCCACGACGGGCAATTTCTCGGATCTGCCCGCCCGCACCGATCTGTTTGGCGATGGCTACAATCCCGTTGGGCTGGCCTTGAAACAAGACAACAAGGAACGGCAATACCGGGCGTTTGGTAACCTCTACGGCCAGTTTCAGCTAGGCAAGAACCTCATCTTCCGTACCGACGGTGGGCTCGATCTGGGCATACTCAACCGGAAGCGATTCAACGAAAACTGGGGCACCAACGGGCGCATCAACAGCCCCGCCACCCTCACCGAAAACATCGGTACCTCGACCAACCTGACCTGGAACAACACGCTTAACTACCTGAAACAGTTTGGCGATGGGCACGATCTGTCGGTGTTGGTGGGTACGGAAGCCATTCGCAACGTGGGCCGCGACCTGACGGGCTCCGACCGCGCCTTTATCGACCAGGACCCGAACCTGCGCTACCTCGGCCGCGGTGCCGATCCAACGGGCCGAAACACCTACGCGGGCGATTCGCGCTGGAAGCTGTTTTCGCTGTTTGGGCGGGTCAACTACAACTACAAAGGCAAATACCTGGCCTCAGCCAACTTCCGCCGCGATGGGTCAAGCCGATTCCCGGCCGATAACCGCTACGCCAATTTCTATTCGGGCTCACTGGGCTGGAACATCGACCAGGAAGACTTCTTCCGGGCGCTGCAACCCACCATGTCGATCCTGAAACTGCGGGCGAGCATTGGGCAACTGGGCAACCAAGAGATTGGCAATTACCCCTACGCGAGCATCGTCACGCAGGGCTTTAATTACCCGTTTGGCGAAAGCCCGGCGCAGCAACCCGGCTACACCGTCACCTCACGCGGCAACACCAACGTGAAGTGGGAAACCTCGACGCAGACCGACGTGGGCCTCGATATGGGCTTTCTCAACAACCGCCTGCAAGCCACCATCGACTACTTCCTGAAACAAACCTCCGATATCCTGCTGCCGGTGCCGGTGCCGCGCTCGGGGGGGACGGCGGGTGCGCCCTACGTCAACGCAGGCCGGGTGCAGAACCAGGGCGTCGAACTGGAAATCACGTACCGCAACCGGGTACGTGAACTGAACTACGACATCAACGCCAACGTCTCGTACATCAAAAACAAGGTGCTCTCGCTGGGCAATGGCCAACCCATTCCGGGCGGGCGCATCGACAACGGCGTCTTCGCAACCCTAACCGAACAGGGCTACCCCATTGGCTCGTTTTACCTGCTGACGCAGGACGGTATTTTTCAGAATCAGGCCGATATTTTCACCAGCGCCTTTCAGGGAAATGACATTCGCCCCGGCGACGTGAAATTCCGCGACCTGAACAACGACGGCGTGATTAACCAACTGGACCGGTCGCACGTGGGTAGCCCCATTCCGCCGCTCGTGTACGGGGCCACGGCCAACCTGCAATGGCGCAACATCGACCTGTCAGTGTTTGTGCAGGGCGTATCGGGCAATCAGGTTTATTACCAGGTCGCCACCGACATCGAAGGCTTTTACCGGTCGTTCAACGTCACGAAGCGGGTTGTTGACGAGCATTGGACGGGCGAAGGCACCAGCAACACGCAGCCGCGGGTGTCGTGGCGGGGGGCTACTAACAACAAGTTACCCTCGACGCGCTTCCTGGAAGACGGCTCGTTTACCCGAATCAAAAACGTGCAGATCGGCTACTCGCTGCCGGCCAGTCTGGTCCGTAAATGGCGTATGACTAGCGCCCGGATTTACCTGAGTGGGCAAAACCTGCTGACGTTCACGAAGTACCCCGGCATGGACCCCGAACAGCAGTCGAGCGATAACCTCAACAACGAACAGTTTCGGGGCGACGTGGCCGTGGGTATCGACTGGGGAACGTACCCAATCTCAAGAATCTATACCCTCGGTATCAATGTGAACTTTTAA
- a CDS encoding RagB/SusD family nutrient uptake outer membrane protein: MKKYVLLLLLLSGCRDYLNEELRGDYSEESFYQNERQAVLAVNAAYQPLSFSSDNNRLWVFGDVASDDAAKGGDPGDQADIGLVDDFQVFPNNGPVETQWAQFYEGVARTNRILARIPQIPTANITPAVRDRLLGEARFLRALYYFYLVNIYGPIPVSLEPRNPDQLQITQSPVADVYANAIEPDLREAVRLLPVTLAGADLGRATKGAANALLARASLYQGKWQQAFDAAQAVISSGQYDLLPLYAQNFQITGRNSRESVFSVQHLTGQVPFQGNRLNQWFAPRSGENGYFFDAPTTAFVNEFEKNTAGVVDPRLDYTVGRQGGRWVNGEAFDPSWSPTGYLNKKHVQPLAEVPVSLKGDGNLNYVLIRYADVLLMAAEALNELNRPAEAIPLVNRVRKRARESYLNDPTLRPTTGTAAVPTGLLPDLGSISQGNLREAIRHERRVELGFEFHRWFDLMRYGKDYAQNALRDKPNFNYDRNRYFPIPQSERDTNKALKF; encoded by the coding sequence ATGAAAAAATATGTGCTCTTACTGCTGCTCCTGTCGGGTTGCCGCGATTACCTTAACGAGGAATTGCGCGGCGACTACTCGGAGGAGTCGTTTTACCAGAATGAACGGCAGGCAGTGCTGGCCGTCAACGCCGCCTACCAGCCCCTGTCATTTTCATCGGACAACAATCGGCTGTGGGTGTTCGGCGACGTGGCCTCCGACGATGCTGCCAAAGGGGGCGACCCCGGCGACCAGGCCGATATTGGGCTGGTCGACGACTTTCAGGTGTTTCCGAACAACGGCCCTGTGGAGACGCAGTGGGCGCAATTCTACGAAGGTGTAGCCCGGACCAACCGGATTCTGGCGCGTATTCCGCAGATCCCGACGGCTAATATTACGCCCGCCGTTCGCGACCGGCTGCTGGGAGAAGCCCGGTTTCTACGCGCGCTCTATTATTTCTACCTGGTCAATATCTACGGGCCGATCCCGGTGTCGCTGGAGCCGCGCAATCCCGATCAGTTGCAGATTACGCAGTCGCCCGTAGCCGATGTATATGCCAACGCCATCGAGCCCGACCTGCGCGAAGCCGTCCGGCTGTTGCCCGTTACGCTCGCCGGGGCCGATCTGGGCCGGGCTACCAAAGGGGCCGCCAATGCATTGCTGGCGCGGGCGTCGCTCTATCAGGGCAAATGGCAGCAGGCGTTCGATGCCGCGCAGGCCGTGATCAGCAGTGGGCAGTATGACCTGTTGCCGCTCTACGCCCAGAATTTTCAGATCACGGGCCGCAACAGCCGCGAATCGGTGTTCTCGGTGCAACACCTGACCGGGCAGGTTCCGTTTCAGGGCAACCGGCTCAACCAGTGGTTTGCCCCCCGCTCCGGCGAAAATGGCTATTTCTTCGACGCACCTACGACCGCCTTCGTCAACGAATTTGAGAAAAACACCGCGGGCGTGGTCGACCCGCGCCTCGACTACACGGTGGGGCGGCAGGGTGGCCGGTGGGTCAACGGTGAAGCCTTCGATCCGTCGTGGTCGCCAACGGGTTACCTGAACAAAAAGCACGTGCAGCCGCTAGCCGAAGTGCCGGTTAGCCTCAAGGGCGATGGCAACCTGAACTACGTGCTGATTCGCTACGCCGACGTGCTGCTGATGGCGGCGGAGGCGCTCAACGAACTGAATCGCCCGGCCGAGGCCATTCCGCTGGTGAACCGGGTGCGCAAACGGGCCCGCGAAAGTTACCTCAACGACCCGACCCTGCGCCCCACGACCGGTACGGCGGCCGTACCCACAGGCCTGCTGCCGGATCTGGGCAGTATCAGCCAGGGCAACCTGCGCGAGGCCATCCGCCACGAACGGCGTGTGGAGCTTGGCTTCGAGTTTCACCGCTGGTTTGATCTGATGCGCTACGGCAAAGACTACGCCCAGAATGCCCTGCGCGACAAACCCAATTTCAACTACGACCGCAACCGCTACTTCCCGATTCCGCAGAGCGAGCGCGACACCAATAAGGCGCTGAAGTTCTGA
- a CDS encoding LamG-like jellyroll fold domain-containing protein has translation MTSLKVLMAFVLLFSVFQACKKDDGPTVDPVNTTALRARIDSANTLYNGAKEGTAVGSYEVGSRATYKTAIDAATSVLNNTASTQTQVNNAYVNLGQATTTFRSKQVAEIAPDKLVLFLKLDGNANDASGKGLSGSLVAGASGVGSDTANVGGGMATLTTDRLGQANLAYMFDKGGHIEIPYNSALNPAKELTISMWVKPTVIRADNYLVSMGRWNGYKLQLQSANKVFLTVKTAPGKYSEHDNESPTLDLNKWYHIAATYKSGEMVFYIDGTAVKTWTDVTGDPIGIKNTIGMSIGQDLPNANYTNVATDEADGTNFYRGYGGYFTGAMDEIRIYNAVLSGTQIRSIYNAEKSL, from the coding sequence ATGACTTCACTGAAAGTCCTGATGGCTTTTGTGCTGCTGTTCAGCGTGTTTCAGGCCTGTAAGAAAGACGACGGCCCCACGGTTGATCCCGTCAATACAACGGCCCTGCGGGCTCGCATCGACAGCGCCAACACGCTGTATAATGGCGCAAAAGAAGGTACGGCTGTCGGCAGCTACGAGGTTGGCTCACGCGCTACGTATAAAACAGCGATCGACGCGGCGACGTCGGTGCTGAACAACACGGCCTCGACGCAAACGCAGGTTAACAATGCCTACGTAAACCTGGGACAGGCAACCACCACGTTCCGGAGCAAGCAGGTAGCGGAAATCGCCCCCGACAAACTGGTGCTGTTCCTGAAGCTTGACGGCAACGCCAACGATGCCTCGGGCAAGGGCCTGAGCGGCTCACTGGTAGCGGGCGCTTCAGGCGTAGGCAGCGACACCGCCAACGTCGGTGGGGGCATGGCCACACTAACGACCGACCGCCTGGGGCAGGCCAACCTAGCGTATATGTTTGACAAAGGCGGCCACATTGAGATTCCGTACAACAGCGCTCTCAACCCCGCTAAGGAACTTACGATCTCGATGTGGGTGAAACCTACCGTTATCCGGGCCGATAACTATCTGGTGTCGATGGGCCGTTGGAACGGTTATAAACTGCAACTGCAGTCGGCCAACAAGGTGTTCCTGACCGTAAAAACGGCGCCTGGTAAATACAGCGAGCATGACAATGAATCGCCCACGCTTGATCTGAACAAGTGGTATCACATTGCGGCTACGTATAAATCAGGCGAGATGGTCTTCTACATCGACGGTACGGCGGTGAAAACCTGGACCGACGTAACGGGTGACCCAATTGGCATAAAAAATACGATCGGCATGAGCATTGGTCAGGATTTACCCAATGCCAATTACACCAACGTAGCCACTGATGAGGCCGACGGTACTAACTTCTATCGTGGGTACGGCGGTTACTTTACGGGCGCCATGGACGAAATTCGGATTTACAACGCCGTGCTGAGCGGTACGCAGATTCGGTCGATCTATAACGCCGAGAAGAGCCTGTAA
- a CDS encoding extracellular solute-binding protein: protein MNPLYIVHCAVFISFAACRPQNTDTSRPLVFWCSNNAAEITLAKEFTEQWQRTQPAVPLRYQPIPEGRSSEEIILASVVGKTTPDIYANMWQGSVEMYAKAGVLVPLDTIPGFLAFIRERCDSLAIQEITSGDGHIYQVPWKVNPIMTLCNTGILAGLLPNAGSYRYNAFLKAGQAVQKDADHDGYVDQWLGYTEVRPIWYERLFNFYPLYLAASGGAPLLTQQPGQKAKAAFNNAAAVGVFRFLQTLYRNNYFAKERLSATRDPFIAQRIATLFTGPWQVGFLEKYGDADLRYQFYSLPVPDAHQGPVYTYADPKNIVIFNTCPNPAAAWSFVKTLIDRPGDLRLLELTGQLPRRKSLTADPYFAPFLSQHPRLKPFAEQARYLKGVDNHELIVEVFDIISQEYEACVVYNRKPPETAISDAAKAVDVLLGN, encoded by the coding sequence GTGAACCCATTGTACATTGTACATTGTGCAGTATTCATTTCGTTTGCAGCCTGCCGCCCCCAAAACACGGATACCAGCCGACCGCTGGTGTTCTGGTGCTCCAACAACGCCGCCGAAATCACGCTGGCGAAAGAGTTTACCGAGCAATGGCAACGTACCCAGCCGGCGGTGCCGCTGCGGTATCAACCCATTCCGGAGGGGCGGTCGAGTGAAGAAATCATTCTGGCGTCGGTGGTGGGCAAAACAACGCCCGACATCTACGCCAACATGTGGCAGGGTAGCGTCGAGATGTATGCCAAAGCCGGGGTGTTGGTGCCGCTAGACACCATCCCCGGCTTTCTGGCGTTCATCCGGGAGCGCTGCGACAGCCTCGCCATCCAGGAGATTACGTCGGGCGACGGGCACATCTATCAGGTGCCCTGGAAGGTGAACCCCATCATGACGCTGTGCAATACCGGCATCCTGGCTGGTCTGCTACCCAACGCCGGGAGTTACCGGTACAACGCGTTTCTGAAAGCCGGACAGGCCGTGCAGAAAGATGCCGACCACGATGGGTACGTCGATCAATGGCTGGGTTACACCGAGGTGCGGCCCATCTGGTATGAGCGGCTGTTCAATTTTTACCCGCTCTATCTGGCGGCGTCGGGCGGGGCTCCGTTGCTCACGCAGCAGCCAGGCCAGAAGGCGAAGGCGGCCTTCAACAATGCGGCGGCTGTGGGCGTGTTTCGCTTTTTGCAGACGCTCTACCGCAACAACTATTTCGCCAAGGAACGGCTGTCGGCCACCCGCGACCCGTTTATTGCGCAACGCATCGCTACGCTGTTTACGGGCCCCTGGCAGGTGGGGTTTCTCGAAAAATATGGTGACGCCGACCTGCGTTACCAGTTTTACTCGTTGCCCGTTCCCGACGCGCATCAGGGACCGGTGTACACTTACGCCGACCCCAAAAACATTGTCATTTTCAACACCTGCCCTAATCCGGCGGCGGCCTGGTCGTTCGTGAAAACGCTGATCGATCGCCCCGGCGACCTCCGTCTGCTGGAGCTGACCGGGCAATTACCCCGCCGCAAAAGCCTGACGGCCGACCCGTATTTTGCTCCTTTTCTGTCCCAACACCCACGCCTGAAGCCCTTTGCCGAACAGGCCCGCTACCTCAAAGGCGTGGATAACCACGAGTTGATCGTGGAGGTCTTCGACATTATCTCGCAGGAATATGAAGCCTGCGTTGTGTATAACCGTAAACCCCCCGAAACCGCCATCAGCGATGCCGCCAAAGCCGTCGATGTGCTGTTAGGAAATTAA
- a CDS encoding carbohydrate ABC transporter permease, whose translation MKRLVPYTLIAPYVLHLAVFVLFPVVFSVVLTFHSWNIISPMQYVGFDNYAHLLKDRLFWQALWNTIRFLLLHIPLQIVVALALAEMLNGPIRGRAFFRGAFFLPVIVSGVVVTILWQQLLGFNAGMINRLLTGIGIPKVPWLESPDVAMYSIALMATWKNVGLYVILFLVGLQTVPTQYYEAADLEGATPWQKFRYITLPMINPTLFMVVVLSTIGGFSLFIEPYIMTEGGPLNSTLSAVMYIYRQAFQYYHMGYSATLGFCFALLILAVVAIQKRYVETTD comes from the coding sequence ATGAAACGCCTCGTTCCCTACACCCTGATTGCCCCTTATGTGCTGCATTTGGCGGTGTTTGTGCTGTTTCCGGTGGTGTTCTCGGTGGTGCTGACGTTCCATAGCTGGAACATTATCTCGCCGATGCAGTATGTGGGGTTCGACAACTACGCGCACCTGTTGAAGGACCGGCTATTCTGGCAGGCGCTCTGGAATACCATTCGTTTTTTGCTGCTGCACATTCCGCTTCAGATCGTGGTGGCGCTGGCGCTGGCCGAAATGCTCAACGGCCCCATTCGGGGGCGGGCGTTTTTTCGGGGAGCTTTTTTCCTGCCCGTGATCGTGTCGGGCGTGGTGGTTACGATTCTGTGGCAACAACTGCTGGGGTTCAACGCGGGCATGATCAACCGGCTGCTCACGGGCATCGGCATCCCGAAAGTGCCGTGGCTCGAAAGCCCCGACGTTGCCATGTACTCCATCGCGCTGATGGCGACCTGGAAGAACGTGGGCCTGTATGTGATCCTGTTTTTGGTAGGGCTGCAAACCGTACCGACGCAGTATTATGAAGCCGCCGATCTGGAAGGGGCAACGCCCTGGCAGAAGTTTCGCTACATCACCCTGCCGATGATCAACCCGACGCTGTTTATGGTGGTGGTGCTCTCGACGATCGGTGGGTTTTCGCTCTTCATCGAACCCTACATCATGACCGAGGGCGGGCCGCTCAACAGCACGCTGTCGGCGGTCATGTACATTTACCGGCAGGCGTTTCAGTATTACCACATGGGCTACTCGGCTACGCTCGGCTTCTGCTTCGCCCTGCTGATTCTGGCCGTCGTCGCCATCCAGAAACGCTATGTCGAAACCACCGATTGA
- a CDS encoding carbohydrate ABC transporter permease — MNKVLTYVLLALAAASFLYPFVWMISASLSSEAGLGDLRLLPVEPTLANYRTVLERIPLGRAFLNSVFVVTVTTTLVLILGAMVGYALARLEFRGKQLLFFAIIFTMTLPFQITLIPNYITMVRLGWVDTYLALIVPFVMNSFAILLFRQAFMGLPQALIDAARMDGAGELRIIFQILVPNILPTVVTITILTFMGIWNDALWPLIVVRDESTMTMPQLVTLFSVGGRADSQLAVKIAAAVMLAVPVIILYLFFQKHFIRSMASSGLKD, encoded by the coding sequence ATGAATAAAGTCCTTACCTACGTTCTACTGGCTCTGGCGGCGGCTTCGTTTCTGTATCCGTTTGTCTGGATGATCAGCGCATCGCTGTCGTCGGAGGCGGGGCTGGGCGATTTGCGGCTGCTGCCCGTCGAGCCAACGCTGGCCAACTACCGCACCGTGCTGGAGCGGATTCCGCTGGGCCGGGCGTTTCTCAATAGTGTTTTCGTCGTGACGGTCACCACCACGCTCGTGCTGATTCTGGGCGCGATGGTCGGTTATGCGCTGGCCCGGCTGGAATTTCGCGGAAAACAGTTGCTGTTTTTTGCCATCATCTTCACCATGACGCTACCCTTTCAGATTACCCTGATCCCCAATTACATCACGATGGTGCGGCTGGGCTGGGTGGATACGTACCTGGCGTTGATTGTCCCGTTCGTGATGAATTCGTTCGCCATTCTGCTGTTTAGGCAGGCGTTCATGGGCTTGCCGCAGGCGCTGATCGACGCGGCGCGCATGGATGGGGCGGGCGAACTACGCATCATTTTTCAGATTCTCGTTCCCAACATTCTGCCAACGGTCGTGACCATCACCATCCTGACGTTTATGGGCATCTGGAACGACGCCCTATGGCCACTCATCGTGGTGCGCGACGAATCGACCATGACGATGCCACAACTCGTTACGCTGTTTTCGGTAGGGGGGCGGGCCGATTCCCAACTAGCCGTCAAGATCGCCGCGGCGGTTATGCTGGCTGTGCCCGTGATTATTCTCTACCTATTTTTTCAGAAACATTTCATCCGCAGTATGGCCTCCTCCGGCCTCAAAGATTAG